In Pedobacter heparinus DSM 2366, the following are encoded in one genomic region:
- a CDS encoding ComEC/Rec2 family competence protein — protein sequence MLTLGLLFICLLILNLGYRQLNIYHRKTIIGILIYSMIFLSGCLHSTLYKQLLYADYYSFKKHKYLKIRIIDEPEIKPNIILFTALTTKGYGFDSLYGRTNKCLPQSTSGKIRVILKPQPRATLILKYGDELIIPARIAEIEPPGNPSTFDFKSWLAAKNIYHQTFLMQRELVKLSSNTGNQFIAHALQLREKQVALYRKIIKDDNAFAVAATLILGYKSDLNTETLDIYAKTGTIHALSVSGMHVGLIYLVLNWMLSFLDTKRSFKVFKTVLILGLIWGYSLLTGFSPSVLRSAIMISVFIIAKLFAKTTNSYNIIAFAAFCLLLYNPFLIWDIGFQLSFLAVFGLIYLQPKIYGWLSVKNPILDKIWHTTAMSLAAQLATYPLSVYYFHQFPLYFLVSNLFITLPIALIMYLGILILMFRLTGLGALFEWLINFTNRGLDKIAGLPFSGISAIWISKTELMLLYLTLICFTMAMQGFKKKWLFTSLMLFLVFQSLLTYDKTRALQQKTTIRFKLKRNYALAMVKGNTAIIYTDLQPDSKTFKYQVKPALDQHKVYKVIFLKK from the coding sequence ATGCTGACGCTTGGCCTGCTCTTCATTTGCCTCTTAATCCTAAATTTAGGCTACAGGCAACTGAACATTTATCATCGGAAGACAATTATCGGGATTCTGATCTATAGCATGATCTTCCTTTCAGGATGCTTACATTCTACTTTATATAAACAATTATTATATGCTGATTATTATTCATTTAAAAAACATAAATACCTAAAAATAAGAATTATCGATGAGCCTGAAATAAAACCAAATATAATTTTGTTTACTGCTTTAACGACAAAAGGCTATGGTTTTGACAGCTTATACGGGCGGACAAATAAATGCCTTCCCCAATCCACTTCCGGAAAAATACGTGTAATCCTGAAACCCCAGCCCAGGGCCACCCTTATCTTAAAATATGGGGACGAGCTGATCATACCTGCCCGGATAGCTGAAATAGAACCGCCCGGCAACCCTTCAACGTTCGACTTTAAATCCTGGCTTGCGGCAAAAAACATTTATCACCAGACTTTCTTAATGCAGAGAGAACTTGTTAAATTAAGCAGCAATACCGGTAATCAATTTATAGCACATGCTTTACAATTAAGGGAAAAACAGGTAGCCCTATACCGGAAAATCATAAAAGATGACAATGCCTTTGCAGTGGCAGCAACGCTGATACTTGGTTACAAATCGGATTTAAATACAGAAACACTGGATATATACGCTAAAACGGGTACCATCCATGCCCTTTCTGTCTCGGGTATGCATGTTGGTCTAATTTACCTGGTATTAAACTGGATGCTTTCGTTTCTCGATACAAAACGAAGCTTCAAAGTATTCAAGACTGTATTGATCCTTGGTCTGATCTGGGGCTATTCCCTGCTTACCGGCTTCTCTCCTTCCGTGCTCCGCTCAGCCATTATGATCTCCGTATTCATCATCGCTAAATTATTTGCCAAAACAACCAATAGCTATAACATCATTGCTTTTGCGGCTTTTTGTTTACTGCTTTATAACCCATTTCTTATCTGGGATATAGGCTTTCAGCTTTCCTTCCTCGCTGTTTTCGGATTGATCTACCTGCAACCTAAAATTTATGGCTGGCTCTCAGTTAAAAACCCAATACTGGACAAGATCTGGCATACCACAGCCATGTCTTTAGCTGCGCAACTGGCTACCTATCCCTTAAGCGTCTATTACTTTCACCAGTTTCCCCTCTATTTTTTAGTCAGCAACCTGTTTATTACGCTCCCTATTGCCCTTATTATGTATCTTGGTATCCTCATTCTAATGTTCAGGCTAACGGGCCTGGGGGCTTTATTTGAATGGCTCATCAATTTTACCAACAGGGGTCTGGATAAAATTGCCGGCCTGCCATTTTCAGGTATTTCGGCAATATGGATCAGCAAAACTGAGCTCATGTTGCTTTACCTTACATTGATATGTTTTACAATGGCGATGCAGGGCTTCAAAAAAAAGTGGTTGTTTACCTCGTTAATGTTATTTTTAGTTTTTCAAAGCCTGCTGACTTACGACAAGACCAGGGCATTACAGCAAAAAACAACAATCAGGTTTAAATTGAAAAGAAACTATGCCCTGGCAATGGTAAAGGGCAACACGGCTATAATATATACCGACCTGCAACCCGACAGCAAAACTTTTAAATATCAGGTTAAACCCGCTTTGGACCAGCATAAAGTATATAAAGTTATTTTTTTAAAAAAATGA
- a CDS encoding sensor histidine kinase, with protein sequence MKLAVKYNRVTLVASFIVLIFTGLVYYTVIHFILTDQLDKDLTIEEDEIISYANTFKKLPLPGSFKDQKVVYKVVDSGSTVEREFFNTDFYNASENQSEPGRGLNTFHKVNGKLYEITITKSRVEAEDLVRIIFIITLGVTALLLLTLMLINRFLLNKLWKPFYGVLEQMKAFNLADKNDIIADQTRIDEFTELNQAVIAMAIRVKRDYKELKTFTDNASHEMMTPLAVINSKLDTLIQTGAFTDRQGQLIEDVYLGVSRLSRLNQSLLLLAKIENNLIGDQENIDVKELLEQKIRQFKELIHSHELTLTTQLDHRELVMNRHLADMLINNLLGNAIRHNYRGGEINISLTAQELCMSNTGYGEGLIADKAFERFYKNTASEGMGLGLAISKQICALYHFQLNYQYKEVRHSFVVVF encoded by the coding sequence ATGAAGTTAGCCGTAAAATACAACAGGGTTACTTTAGTGGCGTCTTTCATTGTACTCATTTTTACAGGACTGGTCTATTATACCGTAATCCATTTTATTTTAACAGATCAACTGGATAAAGATTTGACTATTGAAGAAGATGAGATCATTTCCTATGCAAATACTTTTAAAAAGCTGCCTTTGCCAGGAAGTTTTAAAGACCAGAAGGTAGTTTATAAGGTTGTTGATTCTGGTAGTACCGTAGAGCGGGAGTTTTTTAATACCGATTTTTACAATGCTTCGGAGAATCAGTCTGAACCAGGAAGGGGATTAAATACTTTCCATAAGGTAAACGGGAAGCTTTATGAAATCACAATTACCAAATCGAGGGTAGAGGCAGAAGACCTGGTCAGGATAATCTTTATCATTACCCTTGGTGTAACAGCCTTGCTGTTGCTTACCCTGATGCTGATCAACAGGTTTTTGTTGAATAAGCTGTGGAAGCCTTTTTATGGGGTACTGGAGCAAATGAAAGCGTTTAACCTGGCCGATAAGAATGATATTATTGCTGATCAGACCAGGATAGACGAGTTCACTGAACTTAACCAGGCCGTAATTGCCATGGCGATAAGGGTTAAGCGGGATTATAAAGAACTTAAAACTTTTACGGATAATGCATCGCATGAGATGATGACGCCCCTGGCCGTAATCAATTCCAAATTGGATACTTTAATCCAGACCGGTGCTTTTACCGACCGGCAGGGGCAATTAATTGAAGATGTTTATCTTGGTGTAAGCAGGTTGTCGCGGCTCAACCAATCCTTGTTGTTATTGGCAAAGATTGAAAATAACCTGATCGGTGATCAGGAGAACATTGATGTTAAAGAATTACTGGAACAAAAGATCAGGCAGTTTAAAGAACTGATACATTCGCATGAGCTAACCCTGACTACACAATTGGATCATAGAGAGCTGGTAATGAACCGGCACCTTGCAGATATGTTAATTAACAATTTGCTGGGTAATGCCATTCGCCACAATTATCGCGGCGGAGAGATCAATATATCTCTGACAGCACAGGAGCTGTGCATGTCCAATACAGGGTACGGCGAAGGCCTGATTGCCGATAAGGCCTTTGAACGTTTCTATAAAAATACGGCATCAGAAGGGATGGGCCTGGGCCTGGCCATCTCAAAACAAATTTGTGCTTTGTACCATTTTCAGCTCAATTATCAATACAAGGAAGTCCGGCATTCATTTGTAGTTGTATTTTAA
- a CDS encoding response regulator transcription factor — MKILLIEDEASLRESIISYFTGEGNICEAAVDFNSALEKISIYNYDCILLDLSLPGGDGMEILRSLKKMNKKEGVLIISARQALDDKIDGLNLGADDYLIKPFHLSELKARVAAIVRRKSYNGSNTIVFNEISIDTLAMSVSIKPELARLPGILTLTKKEYDLLVYFIANQGKVISKNALAEHLWGDEIDLADHFDFIYTHIKNLRKKLVEAGCPDYIRSMYGVGYKFENQ; from the coding sequence ATGAAGATACTGCTTATAGAAGATGAAGCATCGCTTAGAGAAAGTATTATTTCATATTTTACCGGGGAAGGGAATATTTGTGAGGCTGCGGTAGATTTTAATTCAGCCTTGGAGAAAATCAGCATCTATAACTACGACTGCATTTTGCTCGACCTGAGTTTGCCTGGGGGGGATGGGATGGAAATTCTGCGCAGTTTAAAAAAAATGAACAAAAAAGAAGGGGTGCTTATTATTTCGGCACGTCAGGCTTTGGATGATAAGATTGATGGGTTAAACCTTGGTGCAGATGATTACCTGATCAAACCCTTTCACCTTTCTGAACTTAAGGCCAGGGTAGCGGCAATTGTAAGGCGTAAAAGTTATAATGGCAGCAATACCATTGTTTTTAACGAGATCAGCATTGACACGCTGGCAATGAGCGTTTCTATAAAACCGGAATTGGCCAGACTACCGGGAATTTTGACCCTTACAAAAAAGGAATACGACCTGCTGGTTTACTTTATTGCCAACCAGGGAAAGGTGATTTCTAAAAATGCACTTGCCGAACATTTATGGGGGGATGAAATTGATCTGGCCGATCATTTTGATTTTATTTATACCCATATCAAAAACCTGAGGAAAAAGCTGGTTGAGGCTGGCTGTCCGGATTACATCAGGTCGATGTACGGTGTCGGATATAAGTTTGAAAACCAATGA
- the alaS gene encoding alanine--tRNA ligase: protein MTAKEIRQAYLKFFESKQHHIVASAPIVVKNDPTLMFTNAGMNQFKDLFLGEAPIKYPRVTDTQRCLRVSGKHNDLEEVGIDTYHHTMFEMLGNWSFGDYFKKEAIAWSWELLTEVYKIPKDKLYVSIFEGDEKEGLPRDTEAYELWKQYVPEERIILGNKKDNFWEMGDTGPCGPCSEIHVDCRPDDERKLVEGKTLVNADHPQVIEIWNNVFMQFNRLKDGSLQLLPAQHVDTGMGFERLVRVLQGKSSNYDTDVFQPLIQFIAAKAGIQYGMNEQTDIAMRVMADHVRAIAFVIADGQLPSNNKAGYVIRRILRRAVRYAYTFLNLKDPFLNELVPVLAEQFKGVFEELALQQDFVQKVILEEEVSFLRTLATGIQRFDSYTKKQAEFLMSENAIDPEKSFEDQWVHSILKDQMVISGEFAFELNDTYGFPIDLTELMAREKRWSVDMEEYNKALLKQKERSRAATAVDTGDWVLVNPDLEVEFVGYDDAEAETEIIKYRRVSAKGKEQYQIVLSKTPFYAESGGQVGDTGRLEDHSRLFFVEITDTKKENGVIVHYADTLPEDIEGHFWAVIDENKRLLSQDNHTATHLLHAALKKVLGSHVNQKGSLVNPDYLRFDFSHFARVTDEELSQIEHLVNQKIRENIPLKEQRYVPYDQAISSGVTALFGEKYGDLVRIITFDDHYSKELCGGTHVQATGQIGYFKIIAESAVAAGVRRIEAITADKAEAFVLAQNKELNELRELLKGNKDLKAAVAGLIEENNRLKKDAEKAVLEQSANLKHEIVHHLKTINGINLIATHVDLPNADAVKNLAYAVKDMVDDLFLVFTTLIDDKPGITVMLSENLVKDRGLNASNIVRELAKDIQGGGGGQPFYATAGGKNKEGLAGVLHKAQAMMTQ, encoded by the coding sequence ATGACAGCTAAGGAAATCAGACAGGCATACTTAAAATTTTTTGAATCGAAACAGCATCACATTGTGGCATCTGCACCAATTGTAGTTAAAAATGACCCAACCCTCATGTTTACCAATGCAGGGATGAACCAGTTTAAAGATTTATTTTTAGGAGAGGCGCCCATAAAATATCCCAGGGTAACCGATACGCAGCGCTGTCTGCGTGTTTCAGGTAAGCATAACGATTTGGAAGAAGTTGGGATTGATACCTATCATCATACCATGTTCGAGATGCTTGGCAACTGGAGCTTTGGAGATTATTTTAAAAAAGAAGCCATTGCCTGGAGCTGGGAGCTGCTTACTGAAGTTTATAAAATACCAAAGGATAAACTTTACGTTTCTATTTTTGAAGGAGATGAAAAGGAAGGCTTACCAAGAGATACTGAAGCCTACGAACTTTGGAAACAGTATGTGCCCGAAGAACGCATTATTCTTGGCAATAAAAAAGACAATTTCTGGGAGATGGGGGACACAGGACCATGCGGTCCATGCTCTGAGATCCATGTGGATTGTCGCCCTGATGATGAGCGTAAGCTTGTTGAAGGTAAAACTTTGGTAAATGCCGATCATCCGCAGGTAATTGAGATCTGGAATAATGTGTTTATGCAGTTTAACCGCCTTAAAGATGGTTCATTACAGCTTTTACCGGCACAGCACGTAGATACAGGTATGGGTTTTGAACGTCTGGTGAGGGTATTACAAGGCAAGTCTTCTAATTATGATACGGATGTATTTCAGCCACTGATTCAGTTTATTGCTGCAAAAGCAGGAATTCAGTATGGTATGAATGAGCAAACAGACATTGCCATGCGGGTAATGGCCGATCATGTCCGTGCAATAGCTTTTGTTATTGCCGATGGGCAGCTGCCTTCAAACAATAAGGCCGGTTATGTGATCCGGCGTATTTTACGCCGTGCTGTACGTTATGCCTATACATTCCTGAACTTAAAAGATCCTTTCCTAAACGAGCTGGTCCCTGTACTGGCCGAACAGTTTAAGGGCGTTTTTGAGGAGCTGGCCTTACAGCAGGATTTTGTTCAAAAGGTGATCCTGGAAGAAGAAGTTTCCTTTTTAAGAACTTTAGCTACAGGGATCCAACGCTTTGATAGCTACACTAAAAAGCAGGCAGAATTTCTGATGTCAGAAAATGCCATTGACCCCGAAAAATCGTTTGAGGACCAATGGGTACATAGCATTTTGAAAGACCAGATGGTTATATCAGGCGAGTTTGCTTTTGAACTGAACGATACTTATGGTTTTCCGATAGATTTAACGGAGCTGATGGCCCGTGAAAAGCGCTGGTCGGTAGATATGGAGGAATACAATAAAGCCCTGCTTAAACAAAAAGAACGCTCCCGTGCGGCAACTGCTGTAGATACCGGTGACTGGGTACTGGTTAATCCGGACCTGGAAGTGGAGTTTGTAGGCTACGATGATGCGGAAGCAGAAACAGAGATCATCAAGTACCGTAGGGTGAGTGCTAAAGGAAAAGAACAATATCAAATTGTATTGAGCAAAACTCCGTTCTATGCGGAAAGCGGGGGACAGGTTGGTGATACCGGTCGTCTGGAAGATCACAGTCGCCTTTTCTTTGTAGAGATTACAGATACAAAGAAAGAGAACGGGGTAATTGTACATTATGCAGATACGTTGCCTGAAGATATTGAAGGACATTTCTGGGCCGTAATTGACGAAAATAAACGTCTGCTTTCTCAGGACAACCATACAGCTACGCATTTGTTGCATGCCGCTTTGAAAAAGGTATTGGGCAGCCATGTAAATCAGAAAGGTTCATTGGTAAACCCTGATTATCTTCGTTTCGACTTTTCGCATTTTGCCCGGGTAACAGATGAAGAGCTTTCACAGATCGAACACCTTGTGAATCAAAAGATCAGGGAAAATATTCCATTAAAAGAACAGCGGTATGTACCTTATGATCAGGCTATCTCCAGTGGTGTAACAGCGTTGTTTGGTGAAAAATATGGAGATTTGGTAAGGATCATTACTTTTGACGACCATTATTCCAAAGAGCTTTGCGGGGGGACGCATGTACAGGCTACCGGACAGATCGGTTATTTTAAGATTATCGCTGAAAGTGCAGTAGCTGCAGGAGTGAGGCGTATTGAAGCCATCACTGCCGATAAGGCTGAAGCATTTGTATTGGCACAAAACAAGGAACTGAATGAGTTGAGAGAATTGCTGAAAGGCAATAAAGACCTGAAAGCTGCAGTTGCCGGATTGATTGAAGAAAATAACAGGCTGAAAAAAGATGCTGAAAAGGCAGTTCTGGAACAATCTGCAAATCTGAAGCACGAAATTGTGCATCACCTTAAAACCATTAACGGCATTAACCTGATTGCCACACATGTCGACCTGCCAAATGCCGATGCGGTTAAAAATCTGGCTTATGCAGTAAAAGATATGGTGGATGATTTATTTCTGGTATTTACCACTCTTATTGATGATAAACCAGGTATCACCGTCATGTTATCGGAAAACCTGGTAAAAGACAGGGGCTTAAATGCATCCAATATTGTTAGAGAACTGGCAAAAGATATTCAGGGCGGCGGTGGTGGTCAGCCTTTTTATGCTACTGCAGGTGGCAAAAATAAGGAGGGGCTGGCTGGTGTATTGCACAAGGCCCAGGCTATGATGACTCAGTAG
- a CDS encoding EamA family transporter, with protein MWWIYALLSAIFAALTAVLAKVGIKGIDSNLATAIRTVVILLLAWAIVFFRNDQQGISGLTRQNWTFLILSGLATGLSWVFYFKALQLGKVSQVAPVDKASVAIAIVLSVIFLGEPLSLKTAVAVLMIIGGTIILIFQ; from the coding sequence ATGTGGTGGATCTATGCTTTATTGTCGGCTATTTTTGCGGCCCTTACGGCTGTTCTTGCTAAAGTAGGGATCAAAGGTATTGATTCCAACCTGGCAACGGCAATCAGAACGGTTGTCATTTTACTTTTAGCCTGGGCAATTGTATTTTTCAGGAATGACCAGCAGGGCATTTCCGGATTAACACGACAAAACTGGACCTTTCTGATCCTTTCGGGCCTTGCCACGGGTCTATCCTGGGTATTTTATTTTAAGGCACTTCAATTGGGTAAGGTTTCGCAGGTTGCCCCGGTTGATAAGGCCAGTGTGGCCATTGCCATTGTGTTATCTGTTATATTTTTAGGTGAACCCCTGTCCCTCAAAACCGCAGTTGCCGTATTGATGATCATAGGTGGCACCATTATCCTTATCTTTCAATAA
- a CDS encoding MerR family transcriptional regulator, producing the protein MPYKEREINKMYYTMGEVTEMFGVNASQIRFYEKEFDVLQPKKNKKGNRLFTPEDIENLKIIFHLVDDKGFTLKGAKEHLKNNTGEVKENQKIIASLEKLKDFLLKLNEEI; encoded by the coding sequence ATGCCTTACAAAGAACGGGAAATTAATAAAATGTATTACACCATGGGGGAAGTTACCGAAATGTTTGGTGTAAACGCATCTCAGATCCGCTTTTATGAAAAGGAATTTGACGTGTTACAGCCTAAAAAAAACAAAAAAGGCAACCGTTTATTTACACCTGAAGATATTGAAAACCTGAAGATCATCTTCCACTTGGTAGATGACAAAGGCTTTACGTTGAAGGGCGCCAAGGAACACCTTAAAAACAATACAGGGGAAGTAAAGGAAAACCAGAAGATCATTGCCTCTCTTGAAAAGCTAAAGGACTTCTTATTAAAGCTAAACGAAGAAATTTAA
- a CDS encoding ATP-binding protein, with amino-acid sequence MNRLAQDDEQSDEKLHELAVHLQSLITSLEDIVFEIDGNHIFKNVWVSDKSVLFMPKEAFLGKTIAEVMGPQSATFTGPVNEAIRTGLAQEVIYQHLDANINEWFKARIKPVVKSPEPENYILVLSIQDITAQKLADFALKEAKEQLELSNAALKKAISIAEKASKTKSDFLSVMSHEIRTPLNGIIGIANLLKLNHTMDQKEYIGNLIFSADHLMQLINDILDLTKMENEKLELIVAEIDLFRLIKNIKNQFKSLAEAKGIKLKSFIDDDIPQRLIADPVRLSQMLNNLISNAIKFTDRGEVTLLIKLLTVESNRAFLHFAVKDTGMGIPPELQESVFESFKQIQQSAHREHSGTGLGLTITQKLAELHNSRVILKSEAGKGAEFNFDLSFEIAANQNADEALPSSPVFSVYKDQLKGLQVLLVEDNLINLMVAQKQLEFFGILADCAQDGQEALRLINMKNYHVAMLDLHMPGVDGYALAEIIRSKHPDIHPVIFTADIMIEVKQKFSKIHVYDILNKPFAPEKMFDILLKVARARGVVTT; translated from the coding sequence ATGAACAGATTAGCTCAGGATGATGAACAGAGCGACGAAAAGCTCCATGAGTTAGCAGTACACTTGCAGTCACTCATTACTTCCCTGGAAGACATTGTATTCGAGATCGACGGAAACCATATCTTTAAGAATGTTTGGGTGTCAGATAAAAGTGTGCTTTTTATGCCTAAAGAAGCCTTTCTCGGTAAAACAATTGCCGAAGTGATGGGCCCTCAATCGGCCACTTTTACTGGGCCTGTAAATGAAGCCATTCGTACGGGGCTTGCACAGGAAGTGATCTATCAGCACCTTGATGCCAACATTAATGAATGGTTTAAAGCCAGAATCAAGCCGGTAGTAAAATCGCCTGAACCGGAAAATTACATACTGGTATTGAGTATACAGGACATTACTGCGCAGAAACTGGCCGATTTTGCTTTGAAAGAAGCAAAAGAACAGCTGGAACTAAGTAATGCAGCATTGAAAAAAGCAATCAGTATAGCAGAAAAAGCTTCAAAAACCAAGTCTGACTTTTTATCGGTCATGAGCCATGAGATCCGTACGCCTCTAAACGGCATCATTGGTATTGCCAATCTGTTGAAACTGAACCATACCATGGACCAGAAAGAATATATTGGTAACCTGATCTTTTCTGCAGATCATCTGATGCAGCTGATCAATGATATTCTGGACCTTACCAAAATGGAAAACGAAAAACTGGAACTTATTGTTGCAGAGATCGATTTGTTCAGACTGATAAAAAATATTAAAAACCAGTTCAAATCACTTGCCGAAGCTAAGGGTATAAAATTGAAAAGTTTTATAGATGATGACATTCCGCAAAGGCTGATAGCAGACCCCGTACGTTTAAGCCAGATGCTAAATAATCTCATCAGCAATGCCATAAAGTTCACAGATCGTGGCGAAGTCACACTTTTGATCAAGCTGTTAACTGTTGAATCCAATCGCGCATTTCTTCATTTTGCGGTGAAGGACACCGGTATGGGCATTCCGCCCGAATTGCAGGAAAGTGTATTTGAAAGCTTTAAACAGATCCAGCAATCGGCACACCGCGAGCATTCTGGCACAGGATTAGGTTTAACCATTACTCAAAAGCTGGCAGAATTGCACAACAGCAGGGTAATACTAAAGAGTGAGGCAGGTAAGGGGGCCGAGTTTAACTTTGACCTGAGCTTTGAAATTGCCGCCAATCAGAATGCCGATGAGGCCCTGCCTTCGTCACCCGTATTTTCTGTCTATAAAGACCAGCTTAAAGGTTTACAGGTGCTTCTGGTAGAAGATAACCTGATCAATCTGATGGTTGCACAAAAGCAGCTCGAATTTTTTGGCATATTGGCAGATTGCGCACAGGATGGGCAGGAAGCTCTCCGGCTGATAAATATGAAGAATTATCATGTGGCGATGCTTGACCTGCACATGCCTGGTGTGGATGGTTATGCCCTTGCAGAGATCATCAGGAGTAAGCATCCCGATATTCATCCTGTGATTTTTACCGCAGATATCATGATAGAAGTGAAGCAAAAATTTTCAAAGATCCATGTATATGATATTCTGAATAAACCTTTTGCACCCGAGAAAATGTTCGACATCTTACTAAAGGTTGCCAGGGCAAGGGGGGTAGTTACCACATAA